The Hemibagrus wyckioides isolate EC202008001 linkage group LG12, SWU_Hwy_1.0, whole genome shotgun sequence genome includes a window with the following:
- the LOC131362598 gene encoding protein shisa-8 isoform X3 — MNTTLLIILNLILLVAVISSDSANQTEGTVTMEEEGVGSSGNRCWGYYDVMGQWDPPFNCNAGTYLFCCGSCYYRFCCQFKGHSLEQTSCSNYDTPAWANTGKPASGNDANNANANAITNTSNVPKSDQTHMIVYVICGAVAIMMLGGIFAKLGLERSRGGAGDTSNTRALTERLKLPGEAECVVRGAGHHPVRSNGISGRLISTNGLAM, encoded by the exons ATGAACACGACACTCCTGATTATTTTAAATCTTATCCTGCTCGTAGCAGTCATATCATCTGATTCAGCCAATCAGACTGAAGGGACTGTGACAATGGAGGAAGAAGGGGTGGGGTCATCAGGCAACCGTTGCTGGGGTTACTATGATGTGATGGGCCAGTGGGACCCACCATTTAACTGCAATGCTGGCACTTACCTGTTCTGCTGTGGCTCATGTTACTATCGCTTCTGTTGCCAGTTCAAAGGTCATAGCCTAGAACAGACCAGTTGCTCAAATTATGACACACCTGCCTGGGCCAATACAGGAAAACCTGCTAGTGGAAATGATGCCaacaatgctaatgctaatgccaTTACTAACACTAGCAATGTGCCCAAGTCAGACCAGACGCACATGATTGTATATGTGATATGCGGTGCAGTGGCCATCATGATGCTTGGCGGAATCTTTGCCAAATTGGGTCTGGAGAGGAGCCGTGGAGGAGCTGGGGATACCAGTAACACCAG AGCCCTGACAGAGCGGCTAAAGCTGCCAGGTGAGGCAGAGTGCGTGGTCAGAGGGGCAGGACATCATCCGGTCAGATCTAATGGAATCTCTGGACGCCTGATAAGCACTAATG